A segment of the Promicromonospora sukumoe genome:
AGGACCAGCGACGTCGTGCCCGTCTTGAGGTAGGTGGGCACCTCCATCAGGTTGGCGTCCCCGAGGATCAGGTGCAGCCGGCGCCAGCGCTGGCGGTCGGCGTGCGGCTCGTCCCGGGTGTTCACGATCGGGCGGCGCAGCGTGGTCTCCAGGCCGATCTCGGCCTCGATGTAGTCGGCCCGCTGCGAGATCTGGAAGCCCGCCGTGCCGCTCGTCGCCCCCAGGCCCACGCGGCCGGAGCCGGTGAACACCTGGCGGGTGACGAGGAACGGCGTGATCAGCTCGGCGAGCGTGGTGAACGGCAGCGCGCGGTCCACGAGGTAGTTCTCGTGGGTGCCGTAGCTGGCGCCCTTGCCGTCCACGTTGTTCTTGTAGAGCACGACCTCACTGCCGGGGAAGCCGGCCAGCTCCCGCAGCGCCGCGAGCATCACGCGCTCGCCGGCGACGTCCCAGCGCACGATGTCCTCGGGCGTCATGACCTCGGGCGAGGAGTACTCGGGGTGGGCGTGGTCCACGTACAGGCGCGCGCCGTTGGTGAGGATCACGTTCGCGGCGCTCGGGTCGTCGTACTCCTCGGCGGCCGGCCGCTCGACCTCCTGCGTCGAGCCGGGACGACGCCGGCCGCGGCCGGGCAGGCCGGGCTCCACGACGGGCACCTGCCCCGTCACGGGACCGGACGGCGCGGGCCGGCTCGGGTCGTCGGTCAGCATCGACGGCTGCGCCGAGGCGCGGTCGAGGTGGAACCCGCGCGCGTCCTGCAGCGGGTCCTCGTCGTCGTAGTCCCAGCGGGCCTTGCCCCCCGACCCCTCGGCGCGGGTGGAGATGGCCCGGTAGGTGGTCACCACCTGGCTCGACAGCAGCATGGGGTTGGCCAGGGGCCGGCCAGGCTGCAGTACTCCGTACTCGGTCTCGATGCCCATCACACGACGCACGCTCACGTCCACCACCCTATGCCGGAGTAGTCCCGATGGTCGGGCAGGTCCGCGCCCGGTCGACGGACGCGGACCTGCCCGGTTGCGCGGTCAGAGGTACTGGCCGGTGTTCTGGACGGTGTCGATGGTGCGGGGCGTGGCGCCCTCGCCCTTCTTCTGCACGATGGTGCGGATGAAGACGATGCGCTCGCCCTTCTTGCCGCTGATCCGCGCCCAGTCGTCGGGGTTGGTC
Coding sequences within it:
- the dop gene encoding depupylase/deamidase Dop, producing MGIETEYGVLQPGRPLANPMLLSSQVVTTYRAISTRAEGSGGKARWDYDDEDPLQDARGFHLDRASAQPSMLTDDPSRPAPSGPVTGQVPVVEPGLPGRGRRRPGSTQEVERPAAEEYDDPSAANVILTNGARLYVDHAHPEYSSPEVMTPEDIVRWDVAGERVMLAALRELAGFPGSEVVLYKNNVDGKGASYGTHENYLVDRALPFTTLAELITPFLVTRQVFTGSGRVGLGATSGTAGFQISQRADYIEAEIGLETTLRRPIVNTRDEPHADRQRWRRLHLILGDANLMEVPTYLKTGTTSLVLWVLEHLDELADAGVDARAELGALRLASPVTDVQKVSRDLDLTAALELADGRTMTALQVQGEVVDVVRRSLKVLGTDPESDAVLDRWASVVERLGTDLGACAREVEWVAKLRLLERLRSRDNLEWDHPRLHAMDLQWSDVRPERGIYHRLLAKGAVDRIVDEESVARAVQRPPTDTRAYFRGEVMARYGSQISAASWDSVIFDVDGAQALQRVPMLDPTRGTRRHIGALLDASPDAAALLDGLSGRR